The following coding sequences lie in one Apium graveolens cultivar Ventura chromosome 3, ASM990537v1, whole genome shotgun sequence genomic window:
- the LOC141713690 gene encoding uncharacterized protein LOC141713690 isoform X1, with amino-acid sequence MESSTACSKSTITNSVSDTADSLVDPFLVEALQNPRHRLTILRMELDIQKFLRNSDQLEFEFQHFPTSYLRLAAHRVAQHYGLLSMVQENFLDGQGTRIVVKKIPERINPHVCLSEVPIKQSENDSSEHKKIIIQSRPTNASSNDNNGLRKQNSIKSVEERKEEYDRARARIFGASNSPESEVTVPTKYQKNVCSAGIESESSRKAVMDMERLTNRDGGNSSQVAIFRDREKDIIDPDYDRSYKRYIRNLPNSQNFGSTQFQMYNVQPPYLPYDTVLPQLGQMPNTRASPTPTYRYSNLFLSPYGASGPYQSVTDAVYVQVPSLAMMYAQSYDQLSHAVFQAPIYQQSLSFDYSNY; translated from the exons ATGGAGTCGTCTACAGCTTGTTCAAAGTCTACTATTACAAACTCAGTCAGCGACACCGCTGACTCACTTGTGGACCCCTTCTTGGTTGAAGCTCTTCAAAACCCTCGTCATCGTCTCACCA TTCTACGAATGGAACTCGATATCCAGAAGTTTTTGCGAAATTCTGATCAACTAGAGTTCGAATTCCAACATTTCCCGACTTCTTATCTTCGTCTTGCTGCACATCGTGTTGCTCAGCACTATGGTCTGCTCTCCATGGTCCAGGAAAATTTCTTGGATGGCCAGGGAACCAGAATAGTGGTAAAGAAAATTCCTGAAAGAATAAATCCTCATGTTTGTTTGTCAGAGGTACCAATCAAACAGTCCGAAAATGACAGCAGTGAGCATAAAAAAATCATCATACAATCAAGGCCCACTAATGCCTCCTCAAATGACAATAATGGGTTGAGGAAACAGAATTCTATTAAATCTGTGGAGGAGAGAAAGGAGGAGTATGACAGAGCACGAGCTCGTATATTTGGTGCTTCTAATTCTCCTGAATCAGAAGTTACAGTTCCTACTAAGTATCAGAAAAATGTGTGTTCCGCTGGGATAGAAAGTGAAAGTTCAAGGAAAGCTGTCATGGATATGGAGAGATTAACTAACAGGGACGGTGGTAACTCATCACAAGTAGCCATTTTCAGGGATAGGGAGAAGGATATCATAGATCCAGATTATGATCGCAGTTATAAGAG GTATATCAGGAACCTTCCTAATAGTCAAAACTTTGGCTCGACACAATTTCAGATGTATAATGTTCAGCCTCCATATCTGCCGTATGATACAGTTCTTCCACAGTTGGGGCAAATGCCAAACACTCGAGCTTCACCCACACCCACCTACCGCTACAGTAACCTTTTCCTGAGCCCTTATGGTGCTAGCGGGCCTTATCAGTCGGTAACAGATGCTGTTTATGTGCAAGTGCCTTCTCTTGCTATGATGTATGCTCAGTCGTATGATCAGCTTAGTCATGCTGTTTTTCAG GCACCTATCTATCAGCAGTCCCTGAGTTTTGATTACTCTAACTATTGA
- the LOC141713690 gene encoding uncharacterized protein LOC141713690 isoform X3: MELDIQKFLRNSDQLEFEFQHFPTSYLRLAAHRVAQHYGLLSMVQENFLDGQGTRIVVKKIPERINPHVCLSEVPIKQSENDSSEHKKIIIQSRPTNASSNDNNGLRKQNSIKSVEERKEEYDRARARIFGASNSPESEVTVPTKYQKNVCSAGIESESSRKAVMDMERLTNRDGGNSSQVAIFRDREKDIIDPDYDRSYKRYIRNLPNSQNFGSTQFQMYNVQPPYLPYDTVLPQLGQMPNTRASPTPTYRYSNLFLSPYGASGPYQSVTDAVYVQVPSLAMMYAQSYDQLSHAVFQAPIYQQSLSFDYSNY, encoded by the exons ATGGAACTCGATATCCAGAAGTTTTTGCGAAATTCTGATCAACTAGAGTTCGAATTCCAACATTTCCCGACTTCTTATCTTCGTCTTGCTGCACATCGTGTTGCTCAGCACTATGGTCTGCTCTCCATGGTCCAGGAAAATTTCTTGGATGGCCAGGGAACCAGAATAGTGGTAAAGAAAATTCCTGAAAGAATAAATCCTCATGTTTGTTTGTCAGAGGTACCAATCAAACAGTCCGAAAATGACAGCAGTGAGCATAAAAAAATCATCATACAATCAAGGCCCACTAATGCCTCCTCAAATGACAATAATGGGTTGAGGAAACAGAATTCTATTAAATCTGTGGAGGAGAGAAAGGAGGAGTATGACAGAGCACGAGCTCGTATATTTGGTGCTTCTAATTCTCCTGAATCAGAAGTTACAGTTCCTACTAAGTATCAGAAAAATGTGTGTTCCGCTGGGATAGAAAGTGAAAGTTCAAGGAAAGCTGTCATGGATATGGAGAGATTAACTAACAGGGACGGTGGTAACTCATCACAAGTAGCCATTTTCAGGGATAGGGAGAAGGATATCATAGATCCAGATTATGATCGCAGTTATAAGAG GTATATCAGGAACCTTCCTAATAGTCAAAACTTTGGCTCGACACAATTTCAGATGTATAATGTTCAGCCTCCATATCTGCCGTATGATACAGTTCTTCCACAGTTGGGGCAAATGCCAAACACTCGAGCTTCACCCACACCCACCTACCGCTACAGTAACCTTTTCCTGAGCCCTTATGGTGCTAGCGGGCCTTATCAGTCGGTAACAGATGCTGTTTATGTGCAAGTGCCTTCTCTTGCTATGATGTATGCTCAGTCGTATGATCAGCTTAGTCATGCTGTTTTTCAG GCACCTATCTATCAGCAGTCCCTGAGTTTTGATTACTCTAACTATTGA
- the LOC141713690 gene encoding uncharacterized protein LOC141713690 isoform X2, translating to MISHSSELPKLEVLRMELDIQKFLRNSDQLEFEFQHFPTSYLRLAAHRVAQHYGLLSMVQENFLDGQGTRIVVKKIPERINPHVCLSEVPIKQSENDSSEHKKIIIQSRPTNASSNDNNGLRKQNSIKSVEERKEEYDRARARIFGASNSPESEVTVPTKYQKNVCSAGIESESSRKAVMDMERLTNRDGGNSSQVAIFRDREKDIIDPDYDRSYKRYIRNLPNSQNFGSTQFQMYNVQPPYLPYDTVLPQLGQMPNTRASPTPTYRYSNLFLSPYGASGPYQSVTDAVYVQVPSLAMMYAQSYDQLSHAVFQAPIYQQSLSFDYSNY from the exons ATGATATCACATTCATCGGAGCTGCCTAAGCTCGAAG TTCTACGAATGGAACTCGATATCCAGAAGTTTTTGCGAAATTCTGATCAACTAGAGTTCGAATTCCAACATTTCCCGACTTCTTATCTTCGTCTTGCTGCACATCGTGTTGCTCAGCACTATGGTCTGCTCTCCATGGTCCAGGAAAATTTCTTGGATGGCCAGGGAACCAGAATAGTGGTAAAGAAAATTCCTGAAAGAATAAATCCTCATGTTTGTTTGTCAGAGGTACCAATCAAACAGTCCGAAAATGACAGCAGTGAGCATAAAAAAATCATCATACAATCAAGGCCCACTAATGCCTCCTCAAATGACAATAATGGGTTGAGGAAACAGAATTCTATTAAATCTGTGGAGGAGAGAAAGGAGGAGTATGACAGAGCACGAGCTCGTATATTTGGTGCTTCTAATTCTCCTGAATCAGAAGTTACAGTTCCTACTAAGTATCAGAAAAATGTGTGTTCCGCTGGGATAGAAAGTGAAAGTTCAAGGAAAGCTGTCATGGATATGGAGAGATTAACTAACAGGGACGGTGGTAACTCATCACAAGTAGCCATTTTCAGGGATAGGGAGAAGGATATCATAGATCCAGATTATGATCGCAGTTATAAGAG GTATATCAGGAACCTTCCTAATAGTCAAAACTTTGGCTCGACACAATTTCAGATGTATAATGTTCAGCCTCCATATCTGCCGTATGATACAGTTCTTCCACAGTTGGGGCAAATGCCAAACACTCGAGCTTCACCCACACCCACCTACCGCTACAGTAACCTTTTCCTGAGCCCTTATGGTGCTAGCGGGCCTTATCAGTCGGTAACAGATGCTGTTTATGTGCAAGTGCCTTCTCTTGCTATGATGTATGCTCAGTCGTATGATCAGCTTAGTCATGCTGTTTTTCAG GCACCTATCTATCAGCAGTCCCTGAGTTTTGATTACTCTAACTATTGA